Proteins encoded within one genomic window of Flavobacteriales bacterium:
- the mazG gene encoding nucleoside triphosphate pyrophosphohydrolase, which yields MENKLKEFERLLNIMDELREQCPWDMKQTIDSIRHLTIEETYELSDAILSKDMEEIKKELGDVLLHIVFYSRIASETNAFDIKDVISSLCEKLIRRHPHIYGDVKVNSEEDVKRNWEKIKQSEGEKKKTVLSGVPKSLPALIKADRIQEKARGVGFDWEKKEDVWAKVEEELGELKKELSVDKIDKSRVEGEFGDLLFSLINYARFLDIDPDTALERTNTKFISRFECIENGAKEEGKKITDLSLTEMEDYWQKAKEML from the coding sequence ATGGAAAATAAATTAAAGGAATTTGAGCGGTTGCTTAATATAATGGATGAGCTTCGAGAGCAATGTCCTTGGGATATGAAGCAAACGATAGATTCTATTCGCCATTTAACCATTGAAGAAACATATGAATTATCCGATGCGATTCTAAGTAAGGACATGGAGGAGATTAAGAAGGAATTAGGAGATGTTCTCTTACATATTGTTTTTTATTCTCGTATTGCTTCTGAAACGAATGCGTTTGATATTAAAGATGTGATATCAAGTCTTTGCGAAAAATTGATTCGACGCCATCCTCATATTTATGGCGATGTTAAAGTTAATTCTGAAGAAGACGTAAAGCGAAATTGGGAGAAAATAAAACAATCCGAAGGAGAGAAGAAAAAAACGGTATTAAGTGGCGTCCCAAAATCATTACCAGCTTTGATAAAGGCGGATAGAATTCAAGAAAAGGCTAGAGGTGTTGGTTTCGATTGGGAGAAAAAAGAAGATGTATGGGCTAAAGTTGAAGAAGAATTAGGAGAATTAAAGAAAGAACTAAGTGTAGATAAAATCGATAAAAGTAGAGTAGAAGGGGAATTTGGTGATTTGCTTTTTTCATTGATCAATTATGCTCGATTCCTAGATATTGATCCAGATACTGCATTAGAAAGAACCAATACTAAATTTATTAGCCGATTTGAATGTATAGAGAATGGGGCAAAGGAAGAAGGTAAGAAAATTACAGATCTATCTTTGACTGAAATGGAGGATTATTGGCAAAAAGCGAAAGAAATGTTATAG
- a CDS encoding membrane or secreted protein produces the protein MGTILLAIALLGLGFAGIAIKILVKKDGKFAGTCSSNNPMLQTDDGSCGICGATREEKCQTGETSS, from the coding sequence ATGGGAACAATTCTTTTAGCAATTGCACTACTAGGTCTTGGTTTTGCAGGTATTGCGATTAAAATTCTTGTAAAGAAAGATGGGAAATTTGCTGGTACATGTAGCAGTAACAATCCAATGCTACAAACAGATGATGGCTCTTGTGGTATTTGTGGCGCTACTCGAGAAGAGAAGTGTCAGACGGGGGAGACTTCTTCCTGA
- a CDS encoding FAD:protein FMN transferase, with translation MADSSFLVLSGSAQGTFYKIKYKGNYDYQHGIDSILHVIDMSMSSYLDSSLVSKVNRNEDILLDIHFKSVFRRAAEISLLSKGAFDISVAPLVNYWGFGPHARDTFDSISFLDLKRYVGMDKVRVVDGEIVKDFPELKLDFNSIAQGYTVDVIGSYFESLHVDHYLINVGGEIKAKGLNDKGNIWVVGVESPVEEVFENRYEVAVDVNNMALATSGSYRKYKIIDGIKYSHTIDPRIGKPVAHSLLSVSVLADNCMDADGLATLFMVLGLDSSKMLLDSMKNIEAYFIYENEDKEWERYETYNFRKKSPPSDTSLLE, from the coding sequence ATGGCTGATTCTAGCTTTTTGGTTCTGTCGGGAAGCGCTCAAGGTACTTTCTATAAAATAAAGTATAAAGGTAATTATGACTATCAGCATGGAATAGACTCAATCCTACACGTAATAGATATGTCTATGTCCAGTTATCTGGATTCTTCGTTAGTGTCTAAAGTAAATAGGAACGAAGACATTCTTCTCGATATTCATTTTAAATCTGTTTTTAGAAGAGCTGCGGAAATAAGTCTTTTGTCTAAAGGAGCCTTTGATATCTCAGTTGCTCCATTAGTGAATTATTGGGGATTTGGACCGCACGCTAGAGATACATTTGATTCTATTTCATTCTTAGATTTGAAGAGGTATGTTGGTATGGATAAAGTTAGAGTTGTTGACGGTGAAATAGTTAAAGATTTTCCTGAATTGAAGTTGGATTTTAATTCAATTGCTCAAGGGTATACTGTCGACGTAATCGGTAGTTATTTTGAATCTCTGCATGTAGATCATTATTTAATTAATGTAGGGGGCGAGATAAAGGCTAAGGGATTAAATGATAAAGGTAATATATGGGTGGTTGGTGTTGAGAGTCCTGTTGAAGAGGTATTCGAGAATAGGTATGAGGTAGCAGTTGACGTTAATAATATGGCATTAGCAACTTCTGGTAGTTATAGAAAGTATAAAATCATTGATGGAATAAAATATTCCCATACTATTGATCCAAGGATAGGAAAACCAGTAGCTCATTCTTTATTGAGTGTTTCTGTTCTTGCAGATAATTGTATGGATGCAGATGGTTTAGCTACATTATTTATGGTGTTGGGATTAGATTCTTCTAAAATGTTGCTAGACAGTATGAAAAATATTGAAGCTTATTTTATTTATGAAAATGAGGATAAGGAGTGGGAAAGATATGAGACCTATAACTTCAGGAAGAAGTCTCCCCCGTCTGACACTTCTCTTCTCGAGTAG
- a CDS encoding NADH:ubiquinone reductase (Na(+)-transporting) subunit F, whose product MIYLAMGPTVLAAVGAFLFFTLLLVSIILFAKAKLSPSGAINLSINNGERTMEVEGGGTILSTLGSQGIFLPSACGGGGTCVQCRCQVISGGGDILPTEKPHFTRKEIADNWRLGCQVKIKEDMEIQVPEEVLGIKEWEATVVSNYNVASFIKEFVVEIPEDMDYKAGGYIQIKIPAGEVKFADMDIEAHPKEHPGEPDKFQYEWDKFKLWPLTMNNDDEEIVRAYSMASYPAEGRKIMLNVRVACPPFDPNIGGWAEVNPGIASSYIFGRKPGDKVTISGPYGEFFIHETDSEMIYIGGGAGMAPMRSHLYELFKTLKTGRKVTYWYGGRSKRELFYVDHFEELAKEFPNFRYYLVLSEPMEEDNWVEKKDMDDTKGDGFLGFVHLAVIKYQLELHDAPEDIEFYFCGPPMMNQAVLKMCDDWGVPEENVSFDDFGG is encoded by the coding sequence ATGATTTATCTAGCAATGGGACCAACAGTATTAGCGGCAGTAGGAGCTTTCCTATTCTTTACGTTGTTGTTGGTTAGTATTATCTTATTTGCAAAAGCAAAGTTGTCACCGAGTGGTGCGATCAATTTGAGCATCAATAATGGTGAAAGAACCATGGAAGTTGAAGGCGGAGGAACTATTTTATCTACATTAGGAAGTCAAGGTATCTTTTTGCCTTCTGCTTGTGGTGGTGGTGGTACTTGCGTTCAGTGTCGTTGTCAAGTTATTAGTGGTGGTGGTGATATTTTACCGACTGAAAAGCCTCATTTTACGAGGAAAGAAATTGCTGATAACTGGAGATTGGGTTGTCAAGTTAAGATTAAGGAAGATATGGAGATTCAGGTTCCTGAGGAAGTTTTGGGAATCAAAGAGTGGGAAGCTACAGTTGTGTCTAATTATAATGTTGCTTCTTTTATTAAAGAATTTGTAGTTGAAATCCCGGAAGATATGGATTATAAAGCTGGTGGTTATATTCAAATAAAAATTCCTGCAGGCGAGGTTAAGTTTGCTGATATGGATATTGAAGCACATCCTAAAGAACATCCTGGTGAGCCGGATAAGTTTCAGTATGAGTGGGATAAGTTTAAATTATGGCCTCTTACAATGAATAATGACGATGAAGAAATTGTTAGAGCTTACTCAATGGCTAGTTACCCAGCTGAAGGAAGAAAAATTATGTTGAATGTTCGTGTGGCTTGTCCGCCGTTTGACCCTAATATTGGTGGTTGGGCTGAAGTAAATCCTGGAATTGCTTCTTCATATATTTTTGGTAGAAAGCCAGGTGATAAGGTTACTATATCAGGACCATATGGTGAATTCTTTATCCATGAAACGGATTCTGAAATGATATATATCGGTGGTGGTGCTGGTATGGCTCCAATGAGATCACATCTTTATGAATTATTTAAGACTCTTAAGACAGGTAGGAAAGTAACATATTGGTACGGTGGTAGATCGAAACGTGAGTTGTTCTATGTTGATCATTTTGAAGAGTTAGCGAAAGAATTTCCGAATTTCAGATATTATTTAGTTTTATCTGAGCCAATGGAAGAAGATAACTGGGTAGAGAAAAAGGACATGGATGACACTAAAGGAGATGGTTTCTTAGGTTTTGTTCACCTAGCGGTTATCAAGTATCAATTGGAACTCCATGATGCACCAGAGGATATTGAGTTTTATTTCTGTGGGCCTCCAATGATGAATCAAGCAGTTCTTAAAATGTGTGATGACTGGGGCGTTCCAGAAGAAAACGTGTCATTCGATGATTTCGGTGGATAA
- the nqrE gene encoding NADH:ubiquinone reductase (Na(+)-transporting) subunit E produces the protein MQDLVNIFIKGVFIENMIFAYFLGMCSYLAVSKTVNTAVGLGFAVIFVLCVTIPVNYLLENYVLAEGALAWAGMPEVDLSFLSFIMFIAIIASIVQLVEMLVEKFAPALYGALGIFLPLIAVNCSILGGALFMQDREYSTIGEATMFGFGSGVGWLLAIVAIAAIREKIRYSNVPAPLRGLGITFIITGLMGMAFMSFMGIELG, from the coding sequence ATGCAAGATTTAGTAAACATATTTATAAAAGGCGTATTCATTGAGAATATGATCTTTGCCTATTTTTTAGGTATGTGTTCGTATTTGGCTGTTTCAAAAACAGTTAATACAGCGGTAGGATTGGGCTTTGCTGTAATATTTGTATTGTGTGTTACAATACCTGTAAATTACCTATTAGAGAATTATGTTTTGGCAGAAGGTGCATTGGCTTGGGCTGGGATGCCAGAGGTCGATTTAAGTTTCTTAAGTTTTATTATGTTCATAGCGATCATTGCTTCTATTGTACAGTTAGTTGAAATGTTAGTTGAGAAATTTGCCCCGGCATTATATGGTGCTCTTGGGATTTTCTTACCATTAATTGCGGTAAACTGCTCAATATTAGGTGGTGCACTTTTTATGCAAGATCGAGAATATTCTACGATAGGTGAGGCAACTATGTTTGGATTTGGTTCTGGAGTTGGTTGGTTATTGGCAATTGTTGCTATTGCAGCAATTAGAGAAAAAATTAGATATTCAAACGTACCTGCTCCGCTAAGAGGATTAGGAATTACGTTTATTATCACTGGACTAATGGGAATGGCGTTCATGAGCTTCATGGGCATAGAATTAGGATAA
- a CDS encoding NADH:ubiquinone reductase (Na(+)-transporting) subunit D, translating to MSEVAAEEVKAPAVKEKSEPLFSKKNKRLLSDPMDDNNPVTVQVLGICSALAITVKLEPSVVMSISVVFVCAFSNLLISLIRNIVPDRIRIIVQLVVVAFLVILVDQVLKAFVYDVSKQLSVFVGLIITNCIIMGRLEAFALANKPWPAFLDGIGNGAAYGAILVLVAFFRELFGSGKLFGVDVLLRFGYEPNGLMILPPMALIVVGLIIWAQRSRNTKLIETH from the coding sequence ATGAGCGAAGTAGCAGCAGAAGAAGTAAAGGCACCGGCAGTTAAAGAAAAGTCAGAACCTTTATTTTCTAAAAAGAATAAAAGATTATTATCTGATCCAATGGATGATAATAATCCAGTTACTGTTCAGGTACTAGGGATTTGTTCAGCTTTAGCTATTACAGTTAAACTGGAACCATCCGTGGTAATGAGTATTTCTGTAGTATTTGTTTGTGCATTTTCAAATTTGCTTATATCGTTAATTAGAAATATTGTTCCAGATAGAATTCGAATTATCGTTCAATTAGTTGTTGTCGCATTTTTGGTAATCTTGGTAGACCAAGTTTTAAAGGCATTTGTATACGATGTGAGTAAGCAATTAAGTGTATTTGTAGGCTTAATTATTACGAACTGTATAATTATGGGGAGATTGGAGGCATTTGCTCTTGCGAATAAGCCATGGCCAGCATTTTTAGATGGTATCGGAAATGGTGCTGCGTATGGTGCAATATTAGTATTGGTTGCTTTCTTTAGAGAGCTATTTGGTTCAGGAAAACTATTCGGAGTAGACGTGTTGTTAAGATTTGGTTACGAGCCAAATGGATTAATGATTTTACCTCCAATGGCTTTGATCGTGGTAGGATTGATTATCTGGGCTCAACGTTCTAGGAATACCAAATTGATTGAAACGCATTAA
- the nqrC gene encoding NADH:ubiquinone reductase (Na(+)-transporting) subunit C yields the protein MDKNSNKSTFIFATVMVVIVGTVLAITAEGLKPFQKENVRKEKMQNILKAVKVETSRDDAQGLYEEYITEIVVNNKGEEIGKDAFNVKLKAELKKDEADQQFPLYICKLDGKTFYIVEVRGKGLWGPVWGYLALEDDLNTVYGATFDHKTETPGLGAEITTDAFQDSFIGKTITEGGEYTPIKVVKGNATGAHQVDALSGATITSVGVSNMIGTAFKNYLPYFKKL from the coding sequence ATGGACAAGAATAGTAACAAATCCACTTTCATTTTTGCTACAGTAATGGTTGTTATTGTGGGGACAGTACTTGCGATCACTGCAGAAGGGTTGAAGCCTTTTCAGAAAGAGAATGTACGTAAAGAAAAAATGCAAAATATTCTTAAAGCGGTTAAAGTTGAAACCTCGAGAGATGATGCGCAAGGATTGTATGAGGAATACATTACTGAGATTGTTGTAAACAACAAAGGTGAGGAGATAGGAAAGGATGCATTTAATGTAAAATTAAAGGCAGAGCTTAAGAAGGACGAAGCAGATCAGCAATTTCCATTATATATATGTAAACTTGATGGCAAGACTTTTTATATCGTAGAGGTAAGGGGTAAAGGGCTATGGGGTCCGGTTTGGGGTTATTTGGCTTTAGAAGATGATCTTAATACTGTATATGGAGCAACATTCGATCACAAGACTGAAACACCAGGGCTAGGAGCAGAAATCACAACTGATGCTTTTCAAGATAGCTTTATAGGCAAAACGATAACAGAAGGAGGGGAGTATACTCCAATTAAAGTTGTAAAAGGTAATGCTACTGGCGCTCATCAAGTTGATGCACTTTCAGGAGCAACGATTACGAGTGTTGGAGTATCTAACATGATTGGGACGGCATTTAAAAACTACCTTCCATATTTCAAAAAATTGTAA
- a CDS encoding NADH:ubiquinone reductase (Na(+)-transporting) subunit B: protein MKALLDILAKVKPNFEKGGKLEKFFPAYDALETFMFVPGHTTKYGSHIRDGIDLKRTMITVVLAMIPCLLFGIWNAGHQHYIALGEFIALGDGMQEKMLYGAILVLPIVGVSYGVGLGIEFAAAIIRGHALNEGFLVSGMLIPLILPVGIPLWMVGVATAFAVIIGKEVFGGTGMNIVNPAITARAFLFFAYPSDMSGDKVWVDTTLDQGQRLVDGYTGETVLSQAITKGENFIGASGGELSTMDLFYGYLPGSIGETSTLACLIGAAILLITGIASWRTMLSVGIGGYIMALIFNMWGATPFMEVAPLTQLMIGGFAFGAVFMATDPVTATQTNTGKYIYGFFIGFFAIMFRVFNPAYPEGMMLAILFMNVMAPVIDHYVLNANIQKRLKRANA from the coding sequence ATGAAAGCATTATTGGACATATTAGCTAAAGTAAAGCCCAACTTTGAGAAAGGTGGGAAGTTGGAAAAGTTTTTTCCTGCTTACGATGCGCTTGAAACATTCATGTTTGTGCCAGGGCACACAACTAAGTATGGATCTCATATTAGAGATGGTATTGATTTGAAAAGAACTATGATTACTGTGGTTTTGGCGATGATCCCTTGTTTGCTTTTTGGGATTTGGAATGCCGGACATCAGCACTACATTGCTCTTGGTGAGTTTATTGCTTTAGGCGATGGCATGCAAGAGAAAATGTTGTACGGAGCTATACTTGTTTTGCCAATTGTCGGTGTTTCTTATGGTGTAGGACTTGGAATTGAATTTGCTGCGGCGATTATTAGAGGTCATGCATTAAATGAAGGGTTTTTAGTTTCAGGTATGTTAATCCCATTAATCTTACCAGTAGGTATTCCTCTTTGGATGGTTGGTGTGGCAACTGCGTTTGCCGTGATTATCGGAAAAGAAGTTTTTGGCGGTACAGGAATGAATATCGTAAATCCAGCAATTACTGCGAGAGCGTTTCTATTCTTTGCTTATCCTTCAGATATGTCTGGAGATAAGGTTTGGGTTGACACAACTTTAGATCAAGGGCAAAGATTAGTTGATGGTTATACTGGTGAAACAGTTTTATCTCAGGCGATTACAAAAGGTGAAAATTTCATTGGAGCAAGTGGTGGAGAACTATCGACGATGGATTTATTTTATGGTTATTTACCGGGATCAATTGGGGAGACATCAACATTAGCATGTTTAATAGGAGCTGCTATACTTCTAATAACCGGAATAGCAAGTTGGAGAACAATGCTATCTGTGGGTATTGGTGGTTATATTATGGCATTAATATTTAACATGTGGGGAGCAACTCCATTTATGGAGGTAGCACCATTGACACAGTTAATGATTGGAGGTTTTGCTTTTGGTGCTGTATTTATGGCAACAGATCCTGTAACGGCTACTCAAACCAATACAGGAAAGTATATTTATGGATTTTTTATCGGGTTTTTTGCAATCATGTTTAGAGTGTTTAACCCTGCATATCCAGAAGGTATGATGCTAGCAATTCTATTTATGAATGTAATGGCTCCAGTAATTGACCATTATGTATTGAATGCAAATATTCAGAAAAGATTGAAAAGAGCTAACGCTTAA
- a CDS encoding Na(+)-translocating NADH-quinone reductase subunit A, whose protein sequence is MVNIKILKGVDIKLEGEAEKVLVSVEMPDSVAINPLDFEGLTPKLAVKVGGKVKAGSQLFYDKNNDQISFTAPVSGEIAEIVRGSKRRIEEIRIIADREIQFEEFVKGDPTSMSREDIISNLLKSGVWPFIRQRPFSTVANPADKPKSIFISCFDTNPLAPDNDFVLHGEGVLFQKGLDALAKLTEGKVNLNINPDVKVSKVFSESKLVQVNNVTGPHPAGNVGVQIHHIDPINKGDIVWYVAPQDVLTIGRLFGEGKFDSSRIVAITGSSVKSAKYMRSYVGANIKKLVQNNIEEGDQRYISGNVLSGSKITNEGYLGFYDTQISVIPEGNEPEFMGWMSLGLDKMSVSRTFLSWLMPSKKYKLTTNLRGEERAYVMTGQYEKVFPMDIYPNQLVKAIMVGDIELMENLGIYEVSPEDFALCEFVCTSKIDVQKIVREGIEMVREG, encoded by the coding sequence ATGGTAAATATAAAGATTTTAAAAGGGGTAGATATTAAGTTAGAAGGCGAGGCTGAAAAGGTCCTTGTCTCTGTCGAGATGCCTGATTCAGTAGCTATTAATCCGCTGGATTTCGAAGGGTTAACACCTAAGTTAGCTGTGAAAGTTGGTGGTAAAGTGAAAGCAGGAAGCCAATTGTTTTACGATAAAAATAATGATCAAATCTCGTTTACGGCTCCAGTTAGTGGCGAGATTGCAGAAATTGTAAGAGGCTCTAAAAGAAGAATAGAGGAAATTCGCATTATCGCGGATAGGGAGATTCAATTCGAGGAGTTTGTAAAAGGGGATCCTACTTCGATGAGTAGAGAGGATATAATTTCTAATTTACTTAAGTCTGGAGTTTGGCCTTTTATTAGGCAAAGGCCATTTAGTACTGTGGCTAATCCGGCAGATAAACCAAAATCGATTTTTATCTCCTGTTTTGATACAAACCCATTAGCGCCAGATAATGATTTTGTTTTACATGGGGAAGGTGTATTATTTCAAAAAGGACTTGATGCCCTTGCTAAGTTAACAGAGGGTAAGGTGAATTTGAATATTAACCCAGATGTTAAAGTGTCAAAGGTTTTCTCTGAGTCTAAATTGGTGCAAGTAAATAATGTAACAGGACCGCATCCAGCAGGTAATGTAGGTGTTCAGATTCATCACATAGATCCAATTAATAAGGGAGATATTGTTTGGTATGTTGCTCCTCAAGATGTCTTGACAATAGGCAGACTGTTTGGTGAAGGGAAATTTGATTCGTCAAGAATTGTTGCAATTACTGGATCTTCAGTAAAAAGTGCAAAGTATATGAGGTCTTATGTGGGTGCTAATATTAAAAAGTTAGTTCAAAACAACATAGAGGAAGGCGATCAGCGATATATTAGTGGAAACGTATTATCTGGATCTAAAATCACGAATGAAGGTTACTTAGGGTTTTATGATACTCAAATTTCTGTTATCCCAGAAGGGAATGAACCTGAATTCATGGGATGGATGTCTCTTGGCTTGGATAAAATGAGTGTTTCTAGAACTTTCTTGTCATGGTTAATGCCATCTAAAAAGTATAAACTAACTACGAACTTAAGAGGAGAAGAACGGGCATATGTTATGACTGGTCAGTATGAAAAAGTTTTCCCTATGGATATATATCCGAATCAACTAGTTAAGGCTATAATGGTTGGAGATATTGAATTGATGGAAAACCTTGGTATATATGAAGTGTCTCCAGAGGACTTTGCACTTTGCGAGTTTGTTTGTACATCTAAGATTGATGTTCAGAAAATTGTAAGGGAAGGAATTGAAATGGTTAGAGAAGGATAA
- a CDS encoding DUF5103 domain-containing protein — protein MNNNSLNKTVAAVFSLIFLISACDSTKKATSIANNSLSNSDSSEFVVTEDDYYSEDVIYFENKKYRDSIHSIQLSPSQNHLGFPIIELNSNNTLKLSFDFLSNEPKTYNYSLVHCDSKWNPSPISPLEYIDGFENGDITEYEFSFNTIQQYLHYSLSFPTKEMKITRSGNYIIKIFEDYDPSKIMFTQRFLVLEDKLNITPRLKRPAQISQREYKQEIDFKINRGGYQIDDPFEDLKIVILQNERWDNRKEGINPTFVNDNELIYDYDDENVFKGGNEFRFFDIKSFRYKTQYVAENYFDTINHVILKTDSKKTFSMYSNFPDINGKYVIRVQEGTDNDIHPDYAWVNFNLEFEEPANDGNLYIFGQLSNWGFPETHRLEYNMSTKSYQKSIFLKQGYYNYCYMFVKDDEQSGDMSFIEGTHFVTNNEYIILVYHKGISNDYEKLIGFSKFKSSSF, from the coding sequence TTGAATAATAATTCACTAAATAAAACAGTAGCGGCTGTTTTCTCCTTAATATTCCTAATAAGTGCTTGCGATAGCACTAAAAAAGCAACGTCAATTGCCAATAATTCATTGAGCAACTCCGATTCTTCTGAATTTGTAGTAACAGAAGATGATTACTATAGCGAAGACGTAATTTATTTTGAAAACAAAAAATATCGCGACAGTATTCATTCTATTCAACTTTCTCCTTCACAAAACCATTTAGGATTCCCTATAATTGAGTTAAACTCAAATAACACGTTAAAACTTTCATTTGATTTTCTGTCGAATGAGCCCAAAACATACAATTACAGCTTAGTTCATTGTGATTCCAAATGGAACCCTTCTCCTATTAGTCCTTTAGAATATATTGATGGATTTGAAAATGGAGACATTACAGAGTATGAATTTTCGTTTAACACAATCCAACAATATTTACATTATTCTCTCTCTTTCCCTACTAAAGAGATGAAAATAACACGATCTGGAAACTACATCATTAAAATTTTCGAAGATTATGATCCTTCTAAAATTATGTTTACACAACGTTTTCTTGTCCTTGAAGACAAATTAAATATCACCCCCAGACTTAAACGGCCAGCACAAATTTCACAACGAGAGTATAAACAAGAGATAGATTTTAAAATAAATCGAGGTGGGTATCAAATAGACGACCCATTCGAAGACTTGAAAATTGTAATTCTTCAAAACGAACGTTGGGATAATCGAAAAGAAGGGATTAACCCAACTTTCGTAAACGACAATGAGCTTATTTACGATTATGATGATGAAAATGTCTTTAAAGGAGGCAATGAATTCCGCTTTTTTGATATCAAAAGTTTCCGTTATAAAACCCAGTATGTTGCAGAAAATTACTTCGACACTATTAATCATGTAATTCTTAAAACTGATTCTAAAAAAACCTTTAGTATGTATTCAAATTTTCCGGATATAAATGGGAAATATGTAATTCGCGTTCAAGAAGGAACCGATAATGACATTCACCCAGACTATGCCTGGGTCAACTTTAATTTAGAATTTGAAGAACCGGCTAATGACGGAAACCTATACATATTTGGACAATTATCGAATTGGGGGTTCCCTGAAACACATCGTCTAGAATATAATATGTCCACTAAGTCTTATCAAAAATCAATTTTCCTTAAACAAGGCTATTACAATTACTGTTATATGTTTGTTAAAGACGATGAACAATCTGGTGACATGAGTTTTATAGAAGGTACTCACTTTGTTACCAACAACGAGTATATAATCCTGGTATACCACAAAGGAATCAGTAATGATTACGAGAAGCTTATTGGGTTTTCAAAATTCAAATCCTCCTCCTTTTAA
- the apaG gene encoding Co2+/Mg2+ efflux protein ApaG, with protein MTALLTEGVKVSVQTKFDDRNSYPDKAYFIFHYEITIENKNDFPVQLLRRHWFIQDSSREHREVEGKGVVGQQPILKPGEAYVYQSSCNLITDIGNMEGKYIMQRIDNKSNFEVSIPKFELIVPQKLN; from the coding sequence ATGACAGCATTACTAACGGAAGGTGTTAAGGTAAGCGTTCAAACAAAGTTTGACGATAGAAATTCTTATCCGGATAAGGCATATTTCATATTCCACTACGAAATTACAATTGAGAACAAAAATGACTTCCCCGTTCAACTACTTAGAAGACACTGGTTTATCCAAGACTCAAGCAGAGAACATCGCGAAGTAGAGGGAAAAGGAGTTGTTGGTCAACAACCGATTCTAAAACCTGGCGAGGCATACGTTTACCAGTCATCTTGCAACCTAATAACAGATATTGGCAATATGGAAGGTAAATACATAATGCAACGTATTGATAACAAATCAAACTTTGAAGTTAGTATTCCAAAATTCGAACTTATCGTTCCTCAAAAATTGAATTAA